One window of Methanogenium organophilum genomic DNA carries:
- a CDS encoding tubulin-like doman-containing protein codes for MAHDDIIEGKAFQMPDELTVVAIGGCGKKLVSHLYEHEWFFRHYLADGKRLTLYTIDTDSNQRADDIARTERVRGTVARLQQTQTGMGGTVKCSHYHLPDLANVERVSSLTAQDIARQIKTRRERPLVDVWWMNDPDYGFDYAMLKKIDKNIVDDFGGGVHRRRAISKAVFYKAITQGGEQFPSFQGHGPVALIIGLGGGTGSGMFIDLARYIKEKRGQESKIWLFVVLPAASEGEKEQLNAAIALSEIEYLNMKDDKLFNYIIVSSLSPTGYVDGGDRKQEVVEFDAAFPYLFINSFYLPTADISAIVDAKKDYSGFIFADSHVIEYPVETLRSLKTGFDTVIDLLAENAQHRTRIQKEVSDFLATNASLYPEEFAKADTEITHDDVNLYRREIERIKKVWENEITDLLNFRTQSIIESAVINNMPEELRDITVVKDFDGLAEYVSRLRTSLENESKPHENAKDQELYDVVKTHLRLLEEQAALRKQTLSVSETPARVALAAVLRGEENFGKITGDITARRATLKAGISEADTRVQKKRTDRDSITADQTTMLDRIRAEVNALAKPVDDYVSLGQGGEAGTETVEGAERAFLETFSALLLAMQENLNRAEKKSPKPVKRDAWLASLPLKDIRNAIDRLETATGSDFSYLSDLAESVALYDYNEYMLRVAKKQGIGDSILGRKLDAGIYRSEKATKEERIRKIAQLHPGKIAIHDPFEVTVQDRFLSREMDTRLRSLREATIAPLVSEFNLDSEERARLIGAFAGSDTAAILTSVRETLTEIINRREGYPAKIAAVTDEIDQLILSQKRMQQQVEFLQKTDDLVSATFDPRKKVTAGVEAYEAGLRAIDERRRSGTATVEGMYRTWFGEINPTILSLLKDDSDLSVLDYDDDGRSEIEKLYQIVQWKYKELVDAHKLGLSNISIGYGSGGTERWSFDKAALVAASPSRWLSQLIDNKAGDFRRTLVKSLDLKGVDSAKVNAHTYTRPWEISLTFYAAAGFLDNISPLTTGGGYWEKYVKAQDNILHHALYLHEGRYVVRDHTLLLTDAAEIADLESGDRDQVAAAKERVLALYSIRDIKEALGE; via the coding sequence ATGGCCCATGATGACATCATCGAAGGGAAGGCCTTCCAGATGCCCGACGAACTGACCGTTGTCGCCATCGGGGGGTGCGGAAAGAAGCTCGTATCACATCTCTACGAGCATGAATGGTTCTTTCGCCATTATCTGGCGGATGGAAAACGGCTCACGCTCTACACGATAGACACCGACTCGAACCAACGGGCGGACGACATCGCCCGCACCGAACGAGTGCGGGGAACGGTCGCCCGGCTGCAGCAGACACAGACCGGGATGGGGGGCACCGTGAAGTGCTCCCACTATCACCTGCCCGACCTCGCGAACGTCGAGCGGGTCTCTTCGCTTACCGCACAGGATATTGCCCGCCAGATCAAGACCCGGCGGGAGCGCCCGCTCGTGGACGTCTGGTGGATGAACGACCCCGATTACGGGTTCGACTACGCGATGCTCAAGAAAATCGACAAGAACATCGTCGACGACTTCGGCGGCGGGGTGCACCGTAGGCGTGCCATCTCGAAGGCGGTCTTCTACAAGGCGATCACCCAGGGCGGCGAGCAGTTCCCGTCGTTCCAGGGCCACGGCCCCGTCGCCTTAATCATCGGCCTTGGGGGCGGGACCGGGTCGGGGATGTTCATCGATCTCGCCCGCTACATCAAAGAGAAACGCGGGCAGGAGTCAAAGATCTGGCTCTTTGTGGTCCTCCCCGCCGCAAGCGAGGGGGAAAAGGAGCAGCTCAACGCCGCCATTGCCCTCTCGGAGATTGAATACCTCAACATGAAGGACGACAAGCTCTTCAACTACATCATCGTCTCATCCCTCTCCCCGACGGGCTACGTGGACGGCGGGGACCGCAAGCAGGAGGTAGTCGAGTTCGACGCGGCGTTCCCGTATCTCTTCATCAACTCCTTTTACCTGCCGACAGCAGACATCTCCGCCATCGTCGATGCCAAGAAGGACTATTCCGGCTTCATCTTCGCCGATTCGCATGTAATAGAGTATCCGGTCGAGACACTCCGGTCCCTGAAGACGGGGTTCGATACCGTCATCGACCTCCTTGCGGAGAACGCACAGCACCGGACACGAATCCAGAAGGAGGTCTCCGACTTCCTCGCGACGAATGCCTCCCTCTACCCGGAGGAGTTCGCCAAGGCGGACACAGAGATCACCCACGACGATGTGAACCTCTACCGCCGGGAGATCGAACGGATAAAAAAGGTCTGGGAGAACGAGATCACCGACCTCCTCAACTTCCGGACGCAGTCCATCATCGAGTCCGCGGTCATAAACAACATGCCTGAAGAGCTCCGCGACATCACCGTCGTGAAGGACTTTGACGGTCTCGCGGAGTATGTCTCGCGCCTGCGGACGTCCCTTGAAAACGAGTCAAAACCGCATGAAAACGCAAAGGACCAGGAACTCTACGACGTCGTCAAGACCCATCTCCGGCTCCTCGAAGAACAGGCGGCTCTCCGGAAACAGACGCTCTCCGTAAGTGAGACGCCCGCACGGGTGGCCCTTGCCGCTGTCCTCCGCGGGGAAGAGAACTTCGGGAAAATAACGGGTGATATCACGGCCCGGCGTGCCACACTCAAGGCGGGCATCAGCGAGGCGGATACCCGGGTGCAGAAGAAGCGCACCGACCGCGATTCGATCACGGCAGATCAGACCACCATGCTCGACCGCATCCGTGCCGAGGTAAACGCCCTTGCAAAACCGGTCGATGACTATGTGTCCCTCGGGCAGGGCGGCGAAGCCGGGACGGAGACTGTCGAAGGGGCGGAACGGGCGTTTCTCGAGACCTTCTCGGCGCTCCTCCTTGCCATGCAGGAGAACCTGAACCGGGCGGAGAAGAAATCCCCCAAACCTGTCAAGCGCGATGCGTGGCTCGCATCGCTCCCGCTCAAAGACATTCGCAATGCTATCGACCGGCTGGAGACGGCGACGGGCAGCGACTTCTCGTACCTCTCCGACCTTGCCGAATCGGTCGCGCTCTATGACTACAACGAGTACATGCTCCGGGTCGCCAAGAAGCAGGGCATCGGCGACAGCATTCTCGGGCGTAAACTCGACGCCGGCATTTACCGCAGCGAGAAGGCGACAAAAGAGGAGCGTATCCGCAAAATTGCTCAGCTCCATCCCGGAAAGATCGCGATTCACGACCCCTTCGAGGTCACCGTGCAGGACCGGTTCCTGAGCCGCGAGATGGACACCCGTCTGCGCTCGCTGCGGGAGGCGACCATCGCCCCGCTCGTATCGGAGTTCAATCTTGATTCCGAAGAGAGGGCAAGGCTCATCGGTGCGTTTGCAGGCAGCGATACGGCGGCGATTCTCACGAGTGTCCGGGAAACCCTCACGGAGATCATCAACAGACGGGAAGGCTATCCCGCCAAGATCGCCGCTGTTACCGATGAAATCGATCAGCTCATCCTCTCACAGAAGCGGATGCAGCAGCAGGTCGAGTTCCTCCAGAAGACCGATGACCTCGTGAGCGCCACCTTCGATCCACGAAAGAAAGTCACGGCGGGAGTGGAGGCATACGAGGCAGGTCTGCGGGCCATCGATGAGCGGCGCCGGAGCGGTACCGCCACTGTCGAGGGGATGTACCGCACCTGGTTCGGGGAGATTAACCCGACCATTCTCTCCCTCCTGAAAGACGATTCAGACCTCTCGGTCCTTGACTACGACGATGACGGCCGCTCTGAGATCGAAAAGCTCTACCAGATTGTCCAGTGGAAATACAAGGAGCTCGTCGATGCCCACAAGCTCGGGCTCTCCAACATCTCCATCGGCTACGGCAGCGGCGGGACCGAGCGCTGGAGCTTCGACAAGGCGGCCCTCGTCGCCGCCTCGCCCTCGCGGTGGCTCTCGCAGCTCATCGACAACAAGGCAGGCGACTTCCGACGCACGCTCGTGAAGTCACTTGACTTAAAGGGCGTCGACAGCGCGAAGGTGAACGCTCACACCTACACCCGGCCCTGGGAGATATCGCTCACCTTCTATGCCGCAGCAGGATTCCTCGACAACATCTCGCCCCTGACCACCGGCGGGGGCTACTGGGAGAAGTACGTGAAAGCGCAGGACAACATCCTTCACCACGCCCTCTACCTGCACGAGGGGCGGTACGTGGTCCGGGACCACACGCTCCTTTTGACCGACGCGGCCGAGATCGCCGACCTCGAATCCGGCGACCGTGACCAGGTGGCGGCGGCAAAAGAACGGGTACTTGCGCTCTATAGCATCAGGGATATTAAAGAGGCCCTTGGGGAATGA
- a CDS encoding PEGA domain-containing protein, translating to MKSDPAPLCVLVIIICLTLLVTVYPAAAQVRGTIAVSSEPEGASIFLNDEDLGLQTNTFIEDVFPGIHYIRLELPGYRTWETFFEVDEGKVTYISHEMEPIVGGPFSVATTPPGAAVYIDGTFMGTSDTVLYDLPAGQHRILLTLDGYADYAATITIPEDMAQSLVHTFEPPSSTGRITVSSAPTNAAIYLGGVYQGTTPLTLDEVQPGTYPIVLTRTGYENWTGSVEVAAGRISEISAVLVRSPVLLAVASIPPGAEVFVDGTLRGTTPLSISIEQGMHTVRIEKFGYEPQEETVDAGPDGVSVSVPLVSTVPQALDAAEEAIRQNEAYGPDRAVAAIKSAYLQYEVGDAEGAVRYAADAVALAEDVDRDGVTNARDISPRLHNAVIYVLPVLLCILAAALFVRDVALHRVLPVLGVDLPATVREDDMLARAGITADAAGGPYRGFVCTVTIDGATVEHFTIPGRYRVMLGGRGRGVHRLRVHLQVVQERYGTVERSEEWSFIVEPAERAAGGGGEIIDAEEPVGDLAALYEEERDDGGTKAEAGT from the coding sequence ATGAAATCGGATCCTGCGCCACTCTGTGTTCTTGTGATAATTATCTGCCTTACGCTCCTTGTGACCGTCTATCCGGCGGCGGCGCAGGTCCGGGGGACGATTGCGGTCTCATCCGAACCGGAGGGGGCGTCCATCTTCCTGAACGACGAAGACCTCGGTCTGCAGACGAACACGTTCATCGAGGATGTCTTCCCCGGCATTCACTACATCCGGCTGGAACTGCCGGGCTACCGTACGTGGGAGACATTCTTCGAGGTGGACGAGGGGAAAGTAACCTACATCAGCCACGAGATGGAGCCGATCGTCGGTGGCCCCTTCTCGGTGGCGACGACACCGCCGGGTGCAGCGGTCTATATCGACGGCACGTTCATGGGGACCTCCGATACCGTTCTCTATGATCTCCCGGCAGGACAGCACCGTATCCTGCTCACCCTCGACGGCTACGCTGACTATGCAGCGACGATCACCATCCCGGAGGATATGGCTCAGTCGCTCGTCCATACATTTGAACCACCTTCATCGACGGGACGGATCACCGTCTCATCCGCCCCAACGAATGCCGCCATATATTTGGGCGGCGTGTACCAGGGTACCACCCCGCTGACGCTCGACGAGGTACAGCCGGGGACCTATCCAATCGTTCTGACCCGGACAGGGTACGAGAACTGGACGGGCAGCGTGGAAGTGGCGGCTGGCCGGATATCCGAAATATCTGCTGTCCTCGTACGGTCCCCGGTCCTCCTCGCGGTTGCAAGCATCCCCCCCGGTGCGGAGGTCTTTGTTGACGGCACCCTTCGCGGCACCACCCCGCTCTCCATCTCCATCGAACAGGGCATGCACACCGTCAGAATCGAGAAATTCGGCTATGAACCGCAGGAAGAGACGGTTGACGCCGGTCCCGACGGCGTATCTGTCTCCGTCCCGCTCGTCTCGACGGTGCCGCAGGCGCTTGACGCTGCTGAAGAGGCAATCCGGCAAAACGAGGCGTATGGCCCGGACAGGGCCGTGGCCGCCATCAAATCCGCATATCTCCAATACGAGGTGGGCGACGCGGAAGGGGCGGTCCGGTATGCGGCAGACGCAGTCGCCCTCGCAGAAGACGTGGACCGGGACGGTGTCACCAATGCCCGTGACATCAGTCCCCGCCTGCACAACGCCGTGATCTATGTGTTGCCGGTGTTGCTCTGCATCCTCGCAGCGGCCCTCTTCGTCCGTGATGTTGCTCTCCACCGGGTGCTCCCCGTTCTGGGCGTCGACCTGCCCGCGACCGTCAGGGAGGATGATATGCTTGCCCGGGCCGGGATCACAGCGGACGCCGCCGGCGGGCCGTACCGGGGATTCGTCTGCACCGTTACAATAGACGGGGCCACGGTGGAGCACTTCACGATCCCGGGGCGGTACCGGGTGATGCTCGGCGGCCGGGGGCGGGGCGTTCACCGGCTCCGGGTGCACCTGCAGGTGGTGCAGGAGCGCTACGGAACGGTGGAGCGTTCAGAGGAATGGTCATTCATCGTCGAACCGGCGGAGCGGGCGGCTGGCGGCGGGGGAGAGATCATCGATGCGGAAGAGCCCGTGGGGGATCTGGCAGCTCTCTATGAGGAGGAACGCGATGATGGCGGGACCAAAGCCGAAGCAGGGACGTAG
- a CDS encoding type II glyceraldehyde-3-phosphate dehydrogenase — MIKVAINGYGTIGKRVADAVAAQPDMEVVGVSKTRPSGEAYIANERGYPLYIADIEKKPVFEQAGIAVAGDVEEMLKKCDIVVDATPGGVGKANKAIYELFNVKAIWQGGEKHEVAGISFNSSCNYEDAYGADFVRVVSCNTTGLCRIIHLADEAYGVKSVFSTMVRRGSDPGGIKKGPVDAIVLNPVTIPSHHGPDVNTVLPTIDIVTTAMIVPTTFMHMHVIRMELAREASRDGVLDLIRKHPRIGIVKGASGITSTAELRELASDMNRPRGDLWESCVYEDSVSVGTNNELYLFQAIHQEADVVVENVDAIRAMMKAADTAEESIKMTNEALGFSAI; from the coding sequence ATGATCAAAGTGGCAATTAACGGATACGGAACTATTGGCAAACGTGTGGCAGATGCGGTGGCCGCCCAGCCGGACATGGAAGTTGTCGGAGTCTCAAAGACTCGGCCATCCGGTGAGGCGTATATCGCAAACGAGCGGGGATATCCCCTATATATCGCAGATATCGAGAAAAAACCAGTCTTTGAGCAGGCTGGCATTGCCGTCGCAGGCGATGTGGAGGAGATGCTCAAGAAGTGCGATATTGTCGTGGACGCCACCCCCGGCGGGGTGGGAAAGGCAAATAAAGCAATCTATGAACTCTTCAATGTAAAGGCTATCTGGCAGGGCGGAGAGAAGCATGAGGTGGCGGGTATCTCGTTTAATTCATCCTGCAATTACGAAGACGCCTATGGCGCGGACTTTGTCCGCGTGGTCTCATGCAACACAACCGGTCTGTGCCGTATTATCCATCTCGCTGACGAGGCGTATGGGGTAAAATCCGTCTTTTCAACGATGGTGCGCCGCGGATCTGACCCCGGCGGTATCAAAAAAGGGCCAGTGGACGCGATCGTCCTCAATCCGGTCACCATCCCATCACATCACGGTCCAGATGTAAACACCGTGCTCCCCACCATCGATATCGTGACAACCGCGATGATCGTGCCAACCACCTTCATGCATATGCATGTGATCCGGATGGAGCTTGCCCGCGAGGCATCCCGCGATGGCGTCCTCGATCTCATTCGTAAGCACCCGAGAATCGGTATCGTAAAAGGTGCTTCCGGGATCACATCAACTGCTGAACTCCGGGAGCTGGCGTCCGATATGAACCGCCCCCGTGGTGACCTCTGGGAGTCCTGTGTCTACGAGGACTCAGTCTCTGTCGGTACGAATAATGAACTCTATCTCTTCCAGGCCATCCACCAGGAAGCGGATGTAGTCGTCGAGAATGTGGACGCCATCCGTGCGATGATGAAGGCGGCAGACACCGCTGAAGAGTCCATAAAGATGACGAACGAGGCGCTCGGGTTCAGTGCGATATAA
- a CDS encoding PH domain-containing protein — MSVEIDVPFTPDPSFRSYLIVVTALSMLVPVFFFGFMAVVMMEDGGVALAVMAGIFLVLALAGGIWAYLFYDTVRYLLTTTEMTWGRGILWKQTGIVPYNRITNVDIIQGPLMRLFGISNLRIQTAGYSANQLAEIKLQGIRDPEPLRGVIMDFVRSGYPVAAVTGAEMPAGPASTVPLPSGGMAADAAVLQELRDIEAVLKRIEEKMQ; from the coding sequence ATGTCTGTTGAGATTGACGTTCCATTTACTCCTGATCCCTCCTTCCGGTCATACCTGATCGTCGTGACCGCATTGAGTATGCTGGTTCCCGTGTTCTTCTTTGGATTCATGGCTGTTGTCATGATGGAAGACGGCGGCGTCGCCCTTGCAGTGATGGCAGGGATTTTTCTGGTGCTGGCTCTCGCGGGAGGCATCTGGGCCTACCTCTTTTACGATACCGTACGCTACCTGCTGACAACAACGGAAATGACCTGGGGTCGGGGGATTCTCTGGAAACAGACGGGTATTGTTCCCTACAACCGGATCACGAACGTTGATATTATCCAGGGGCCCCTGATGCGGCTCTTTGGCATCTCCAACCTGCGGATTCAGACCGCCGGGTACTCGGCAAACCAGCTTGCAGAGATCAAACTCCAGGGCATTCGTGACCCCGAACCTCTCCGTGGCGTTATCATGGACTTTGTACGTTCCGGTTACCCGGTAGCGGCGGTCACCGGAGCGGAGATGCCTGCAGGCCCTGCGTCTACTGTTCCTCTACCATCCGGAGGAATGGCGGCAGATGCGGCAGTACTGCAGGAGCTTCGTGATATTGAAGCTGTTTTGAAGAGAATTGAAGAGAAGATGCAGTAA